The following proteins are encoded in a genomic region of Dyadobacter sp. UC 10:
- a CDS encoding GMC family oxidoreductase produces MFQIKEQPTVFDVCIVGSGAGGGMAAYQLAKAGAKVALLEAGGYFDPADPKYITQLKWPYESPRRGASNHRPFGDFDAAWGGWEIEGEPYTRKNGTQFDWFRSRMLGGRTNHWGRISLRFGPKDFKRKSIDGLGDDWPISYDDVKPYYDQVDKLIGVFGTVENMDNEPDGIFLPPPKPRLHELFLKQAGKKVNIPVIPSRLSILTKPINDQRGVCFYCSQCSRACQAYADFSSSSVLCIPAIKTGNVTLINNAMCREVLTDPNSGLATGVSYIDREKLTEHTIKAKVVILAASAAESSRLLLNSKSERHPNGLANSSGVVGHYLHDSTGASRGAFMPHMMDRKRYNEDGVGGMHVYTPWWLDNKKLDFPRGYHIEYGGGMGMPSYGFGSGIENLNGKYPTASGAMKPAGGYGASLKEDYRRFYGANIGMAGRGEAVPDINNYCEIDPNVVDKYGIPVLRFHYKWSDYEIKQAKHMHDTFEEIIHALGGVPNGTKPGADTNYGLAAPGRIIHEVGTVRMGDDPKTSALNKFSQAHDAKNVFVVDGGSFVSQADKNPTWTILALSWRASDYIIDQKKQKNI; encoded by the coding sequence ATGTTTCAAATCAAAGAACAACCTACCGTTTTTGATGTATGCATTGTGGGCTCCGGAGCAGGAGGTGGAATGGCAGCCTATCAACTGGCAAAAGCGGGTGCAAAGGTTGCACTTTTAGAGGCCGGAGGCTATTTCGACCCAGCTGATCCTAAATACATTACTCAGCTTAAATGGCCTTATGAATCCCCAAGACGCGGCGCCTCAAATCATCGGCCTTTCGGGGACTTCGATGCGGCCTGGGGTGGCTGGGAGATAGAAGGAGAACCTTATACACGCAAAAACGGCACGCAATTTGACTGGTTTCGGTCGAGAATGTTAGGCGGACGGACCAACCACTGGGGACGTATCTCCCTCCGTTTTGGCCCGAAAGATTTTAAAAGAAAAAGCATCGACGGATTGGGCGACGACTGGCCGATCAGCTACGATGACGTAAAACCCTATTATGATCAGGTCGATAAATTGATCGGGGTATTCGGTACCGTGGAAAACATGGATAATGAGCCGGACGGAATATTTCTGCCGCCTCCCAAGCCACGTTTGCACGAGCTTTTTCTCAAACAAGCCGGAAAAAAAGTAAATATTCCGGTAATACCTTCCAGGCTTTCGATCTTGACAAAGCCAATTAATGACCAGCGCGGTGTTTGCTTCTATTGCAGCCAATGTTCACGTGCATGTCAGGCTTATGCGGATTTTTCATCTTCTTCGGTACTATGTATCCCGGCGATTAAAACCGGAAATGTGACGCTGATCAACAACGCAATGTGTCGCGAAGTGCTCACAGACCCAAATTCCGGACTTGCAACAGGCGTTTCGTACATTGACAGAGAGAAGCTGACTGAACACACGATCAAAGCAAAAGTTGTAATCCTCGCTGCCAGCGCGGCGGAATCTTCCCGGTTGCTGCTTAATTCAAAATCTGAACGCCATCCAAATGGTCTTGCCAATTCAAGCGGCGTGGTTGGCCACTACCTGCACGACTCTACCGGTGCTTCTCGTGGTGCTTTCATGCCGCACATGATGGATCGCAAGCGTTATAACGAAGACGGTGTAGGCGGTATGCACGTATACACCCCGTGGTGGCTCGATAACAAAAAACTCGATTTCCCGAGAGGTTACCATATTGAATACGGCGGCGGAATGGGCATGCCGAGCTACGGTTTCGGTTCCGGAATCGAAAATCTGAACGGAAAATATCCTACCGCCTCAGGCGCGATGAAGCCGGCAGGTGGTTACGGGGCTTCTTTAAAAGAGGATTACCGTCGTTTTTACGGTGCCAATATCGGTATGGCCGGTCGCGGGGAAGCTGTTCCGGATATCAATAATTACTGCGAAATTGACCCCAATGTGGTTGATAAATACGGTATCCCTGTGCTGCGTTTCCACTATAAATGGTCTGATTACGAGATCAAGCAGGCGAAACACATGCATGATACTTTTGAAGAAATCATTCATGCATTAGGCGGAGTTCCGAATGGTACCAAGCCAGGCGCAGACACCAATTATGGTCTTGCTGCTCCGGGAAGGATCATTCACGAAGTGGGAACTGTCAGAATGGGTGACGATCCGAAGACTTCCGCCCTGAACAAATTCTCTCAGGCCCACGATGCAAAAAATGTGTTTGTGGTAGATGGCGGTTCATTCGTTTCGCAGGCTGATAAAAACCCGACGTGGACAATTCTTGCCTTGTCGTGGAGAGCATCAGACTACATTATTGATCAGAAAAAACAGAAGAATATTTAA
- a CDS encoding gluconate 2-dehydrogenase subunit 3 family protein, with the protein MKRRDSLKALTLSSLGITALNPQVAMAEQRELETQMPPETPIKIPGGRTKEEAIRDAKLMKEKFLTAAELATIRVLVDIIIPADEKSGSASQAGVPDFIEFIAKDMPQNQTPLRGGLKWLDRESSKRFGKVFTLATKSQQIQIIDDIAYPGKAKPIHSQGVAFFNLMRNLTASGFYTSKIGIADIGYMGNTPNVWEGVPADVLKQYGLSYD; encoded by the coding sequence ATGAAACGCAGAGATTCACTCAAAGCATTAACCCTCAGTTCGCTGGGGATCACTGCGCTCAATCCGCAGGTCGCGATGGCCGAGCAGAGGGAGCTGGAAACACAGATGCCACCAGAAACCCCAATTAAAATTCCGGGTGGCAGAACTAAAGAAGAAGCGATCCGCGATGCAAAGCTGATGAAGGAGAAATTCCTCACAGCCGCTGAGCTGGCGACTATTAGAGTTTTGGTGGACATCATCATTCCGGCCGATGAAAAATCGGGCAGTGCGTCACAAGCCGGCGTTCCCGATTTTATAGAGTTCATCGCCAAAGATATGCCTCAAAATCAGACACCTTTGCGAGGCGGTTTGAAATGGCTGGATAGGGAATCATCTAAACGCTTCGGAAAGGTCTTTACGCTGGCAACTAAGTCGCAGCAGATTCAGATCATCGACGACATTGCTTACCCAGGAAAGGCAAAACCGATTCACAGCCAGGGTGTTGCATTCTTTAATTTAATGAGAAACCTGACCGCATCCGGCTTCTATACTTCCAAAATTGGGATCGCCGACATTGGTTACATGGGAAATACGCCGAACGTTTGGGAAGGTGTACCTGCCGATGTATTGAAACAGTACGGGTTGAGTTACGATTAA
- a CDS encoding ABC-F family ATP-binding cassette domain-containing protein — protein sequence MITVQNVSLRYGKRILFDEVNIKFVPGNCYGVIGANGAGKSTFLKILSGEIEPQTGNVSMNPGERMTFLKQDQFEFDSYSVMDTVILGHERLYKIMKEREAIYEKEDFTDADGEKAAELEAEFADLNGWEAETEAAQLLSGLGLSEDQHQVMMADLNSNDKVRVLLAQALFGNPDVLLLDEPTNNLDVETVLWLENFLADFKNTVIVVSHDRHFLDEVCTHVVDIDFSKVQMFSGNYSFWYQSSQLALKQRQDANRKAEDKRKELEEFIRRFSANASKSKQATSRSKLLEKLTIDDIKPSSRKYPYIAFKSEREVGDQLLRVEGLSKTAEDGTKLFDNLSFNVNKGDKIAFVSRNVMAISTFFDIISEVQKADKGNYTWGVTITKSYFPKDPGQFFDVDLNLVDWLRQYSEEKDESFIRGFLGRMLFSGEESLKKAKVLSGGEKVRCMLSRTMLSGANALVLDDPTNHLDLESITALNNGLIDFSGCLLFYSHDHQFVHTIANRIIEIGPKGILDKLMSYDEFLQDETVKQQRQKLY from the coding sequence ATGATTACGGTTCAAAACGTATCACTGCGATACGGTAAAAGGATACTATTCGACGAAGTAAATATAAAGTTTGTCCCGGGTAACTGTTATGGTGTGATCGGAGCCAACGGGGCAGGGAAATCGACCTTTCTGAAAATTCTTTCAGGCGAAATAGAGCCGCAGACAGGAAATGTCAGCATGAACCCCGGGGAGCGGATGACGTTCCTGAAACAGGACCAGTTTGAATTTGACTCATATTCGGTCATGGATACTGTGATCCTGGGGCACGAGCGGCTCTATAAAATCATGAAAGAACGTGAGGCGATTTACGAGAAAGAAGATTTTACCGACGCAGACGGAGAAAAAGCGGCGGAGCTGGAAGCGGAATTTGCAGATCTGAATGGCTGGGAAGCGGAAACGGAAGCAGCTCAGCTTTTGAGCGGCCTTGGACTGAGTGAAGACCAGCATCAGGTGATGATGGCGGATCTGAACTCTAATGATAAAGTAAGAGTACTGCTTGCACAGGCATTATTTGGAAATCCGGATGTACTTCTGCTCGATGAACCTACCAACAACCTGGACGTAGAGACGGTTTTGTGGCTGGAAAACTTCCTGGCGGATTTTAAAAATACTGTGATCGTCGTATCTCACGACCGTCACTTCCTGGATGAAGTTTGTACGCACGTGGTTGATATTGATTTCAGTAAAGTGCAAATGTTCTCAGGAAACTATTCATTTTGGTACCAATCCAGTCAGCTGGCGTTGAAACAACGGCAGGATGCGAATAGAAAAGCGGAAGATAAGCGCAAGGAACTGGAAGAATTCATTCGCAGGTTCAGTGCCAATGCTTCGAAATCCAAGCAGGCTACTTCACGTTCAAAATTGCTTGAAAAGCTCACGATTGATGATATTAAGCCCTCTTCCAGAAAGTATCCCTATATCGCATTCAAGTCTGAGCGCGAAGTAGGAGACCAGTTGCTGAGGGTGGAAGGCCTTTCCAAAACAGCTGAGGATGGAACGAAACTGTTTGATAACCTGAGCTTCAATGTAAACAAAGGTGATAAGATCGCATTCGTGAGCCGGAATGTCATGGCTATCAGTACTTTCTTTGATATTATCAGTGAGGTTCAAAAGGCGGATAAAGGCAACTATACCTGGGGAGTTACGATTACAAAATCGTATTTCCCGAAAGATCCGGGGCAGTTTTTTGACGTGGATTTAAATCTCGTCGACTGGCTCCGTCAGTACTCGGAGGAAAAGGATGAAAGTTTTATCCGCGGATTTTTAGGCAGGATGCTGTTCTCCGGAGAGGAATCTCTGAAAAAGGCAAAAGTACTTTCAGGAGGTGAAAAAGTGCGTTGTATGTTGTCACGCACAATGCTTTCAGGTGCCAATGCATTGGTATTGGACGACCCTACCAACCACCTGGATCTCGAATCGATTACCGCCTTGAACAATGGGCTTATCGATTTCAGCGGTTGTTTGTTATTCTATTCTCATGATCACCAGTTTGTGCATACCATCGCGAACAGGATCATTGAAATCGGACCAAAAGGAATTCTGGATAAATTAATGAGCTACGATGAATTCCTGCAAGACGAAACAGTTAAGCAGCAGCGGCAGAAGTTGTATTAA
- a CDS encoding beta-propeller fold lactonase family protein has protein sequence MKKVVLFAGLAALGNIPAVAQSPIAFNARGLVVVSDADMSASAFVDGKLLRDNTSKDQLSTIKFPVERGSKGLGSALVSNSALGFSKTLAVPAAGGLAYVIENRVRPEDGVTEYKDPAAEFPVGEKLFVIDINNLSAPKAKFGFPVGKKPTSIDVNKNELILSTNDTGKELVFIESGPDGKPARFLNLPAAIDSANRIIDVSWHPSGDFIAFTLDNSNEVGLYKVIREAGKLKNVEMLGKPVKVGTEPSFGRFTPDGKHYLVLDSKGAQGKAAGEGEIFLVDFSMDGSAEHKVAGQAPVGLNTGSFAVSPDGTLLVTANAGKSGSPWTEAGAGTGATLALFKVAPTGALTKVADYPFQGIYPRSVVFDKDGSNVAVSVFEYHQYGSGNGGVEFWSVAKGDSPSLKKQEASIAVGKGAHTLRVIP, from the coding sequence ATGAAAAAAGTCGTATTATTTGCTGGTTTAGCAGCTTTGGGTAATATCCCCGCAGTTGCTCAATCTCCCATCGCCTTTAATGCCCGTGGCCTGGTCGTAGTTTCCGATGCTGATATGTCGGCCTCTGCATTTGTCGATGGTAAGCTATTAAGAGACAATACATCAAAAGATCAGTTAAGCACTATCAAATTTCCGGTAGAAAGAGGAAGCAAAGGACTTGGATCTGCCCTTGTGTCGAATTCAGCACTTGGGTTTTCTAAAACACTGGCTGTACCGGCAGCCGGAGGCCTCGCTTACGTGATTGAAAACCGCGTAAGGCCTGAGGACGGTGTCACTGAATACAAAGATCCAGCCGCAGAATTTCCTGTTGGCGAAAAGCTCTTCGTCATTGACATCAATAATCTGTCGGCTCCCAAAGCGAAGTTTGGTTTTCCTGTTGGTAAAAAACCAACTTCTATAGATGTGAATAAAAACGAGCTGATACTTTCAACCAATGATACTGGGAAAGAGCTTGTTTTCATTGAATCCGGTCCTGATGGAAAACCGGCGCGGTTCCTTAACTTACCCGCCGCGATTGATTCTGCAAATAGGATTATCGACGTTTCCTGGCACCCTTCCGGCGACTTTATCGCTTTTACATTAGACAATTCCAATGAAGTTGGTTTGTATAAAGTGATCAGAGAAGCAGGCAAATTGAAAAATGTAGAAATGCTCGGTAAACCTGTAAAAGTAGGTACTGAGCCTTCTTTTGGGAGATTCACTCCGGACGGCAAACACTATCTGGTACTCGATTCAAAAGGTGCGCAGGGCAAAGCTGCTGGCGAAGGAGAAATTTTCTTGGTTGACTTCTCAATGGATGGCTCTGCCGAGCATAAAGTTGCCGGCCAGGCGCCGGTTGGCTTGAACACAGGTTCTTTTGCCGTAAGCCCGGATGGTACGTTGCTCGTAACTGCGAATGCGGGGAAAAGCGGTTCTCCCTGGACAGAGGCAGGAGCAGGAACAGGAGCAACACTTGCATTATTTAAGGTCGCACCAACAGGTGCATTGACCAAAGTAGCCGATTATCCGTTCCAGGGAATTTACCCCCGGAGTGTAGTTTTTGACAAAGACGGTTCCAATGTTGCGGTTTCGGTCTTTGAATATCACCAATATGGCAGCGGAAATGGCGGCGTAGAGTTCTGGAGTGTGGCCAAGGGGGATAGCCCTTCTCTGAAAAAGCAGGAAGCGTCCATTGCAGTAGGAAAGGGAGCGCATACTTTACGCGTAATTCCCTGA
- the rpsT gene encoding 30S ribosomal protein S20, with protein sequence MANHKSALKRIRANETKRLRNRYQHKTTRSYIKKLRETTDKTVAVEVYKTVSSMLDRLAKKNIIHKKKASNQKSKLAKLVNSLAVAA encoded by the coding sequence ATGGCAAATCATAAATCAGCTTTAAAAAGAATCCGCGCGAACGAAACAAAGCGTTTGCGTAACCGCTATCAGCACAAAACTACACGTTCATATATCAAGAAACTACGCGAGACGACTGATAAGACAGTAGCTGTTGAAGTTTACAAAACAGTATCTTCGATGCTGGATCGCCTGGCGAAGAAAAATATTATTCATAAGAAAAAAGCTTCTAACCAAAAATCGAAATTGGCCAAATTGGTTAATTCACTTGCGGTAGCAGCGTAA
- the cdaA gene encoding diadenylate cyclase CdaA, translated as MRVGFLNINWTDVLDVFLVAILLYQVYTLVRGSIASRVFLGYLFVYVFYLVVKGLGLGLLTAILEYFMGVGAVALIVIFQQEIRRFLLIIGKSTIYTNNGFLKKIIGASVLDLKAKNLREIVDASKTIAANFTGALIVVNKRDDLTKYVETGEMLESRVSKPLLVSLFNQYSELHDGAVIIVDGVLKAARCVLPVADGVDVPSSLGFRHRAAMGMSEATDAIVIVISEQTGKISLAVEGELHGNIPYNELESRIEEYLSSDLQRMRK; from the coding sequence ATGCGTGTGGGTTTTTTAAACATTAACTGGACTGATGTCCTCGATGTTTTTCTTGTTGCCATCTTATTATACCAGGTTTATACGCTTGTCCGCGGAAGTATTGCCAGCCGTGTCTTTTTGGGGTATTTGTTTGTTTATGTCTTTTACCTGGTCGTCAAAGGTCTGGGACTGGGATTGCTGACTGCTATTCTTGAATATTTTATGGGCGTAGGTGCCGTTGCGCTGATCGTCATTTTTCAGCAGGAAATCAGGCGGTTTTTATTGATCATTGGTAAGTCGACCATTTACACTAATAATGGTTTTTTAAAAAAGATAATCGGGGCGTCGGTACTTGACCTGAAAGCAAAGAATTTAAGAGAAATTGTAGATGCTAGTAAAACCATCGCCGCGAACTTCACAGGGGCGCTGATCGTCGTTAACAAGCGGGACGATCTGACCAAATATGTCGAAACAGGCGAGATGCTCGAATCCAGGGTGTCAAAGCCGCTGTTGGTTTCCCTTTTTAATCAATACAGCGAGTTGCATGATGGCGCTGTGATTATTGTCGACGGCGTCCTGAAAGCGGCCAGATGCGTTTTACCTGTTGCCGATGGCGTTGATGTACCTTCTTCGCTTGGTTTTCGTCACCGGGCCGCAATGGGAATGAGCGAGGCAACCGATGCGATTGTGATCGTAATTTCTGAGCAGACAGGCAAAATATCCCTGGCGGTGGAGGGAGAACTGCACGGCAATATTCCATATAACGAACTCGAAAGCCGGATTGAGGAATACCTTTCGTCTGATTTACAGCGCATGAGGAAATAG
- the folP gene encoding dihydropteroate synthase, producing the protein MLQVSKKSLNIRGKIVDLTTPLVMGILNVTTDSFFDESRAITENEIADRVGKMLEEGASIIDMGGYSTRPGAKHIDIEEESENILAALQTLSKYFPELIISVDTFRSKVAEMAVKNGAGIVNDVSGGNLDADMFDVVARLRVPYILMHMRGEPQTMNRLTTYNHLLIDILSDLRTKISSLNSKGVTDIIVDPGFGFAKNIAQNFELLKKISEFQLLGYPVLAGLSRKSTIYKTLGITPGDALNGTTVLNTLALQQGASILRVHDVKAAVEAVKLWSAVSNS; encoded by the coding sequence ATGCTGCAAGTTAGCAAAAAATCACTCAACATCCGGGGCAAAATCGTCGATCTGACTACGCCGCTGGTGATGGGGATACTGAACGTGACCACCGATTCCTTTTTTGACGAAAGCCGTGCGATCACCGAAAATGAAATCGCGGACCGGGTAGGTAAGATGCTGGAAGAAGGTGCCTCGATCATTGACATGGGCGGTTATTCGACAAGACCAGGCGCAAAACACATTGATATTGAGGAGGAATCGGAGAACATACTTGCCGCACTGCAAACGCTTAGTAAGTATTTTCCCGAACTCATTATTTCAGTAGATACATTTCGCTCAAAAGTCGCTGAAATGGCGGTAAAAAACGGCGCGGGAATAGTGAACGACGTTTCCGGCGGGAATCTGGATGCTGATATGTTCGATGTGGTTGCCAGGCTGCGGGTGCCGTATATTCTGATGCATATGCGTGGCGAGCCACAGACAATGAACAGGCTGACTACCTATAATCACCTTCTAATTGATATTCTGAGCGACTTGCGGACAAAAATCAGTTCATTAAATAGTAAGGGTGTGACTGATATCATTGTCGATCCCGGCTTTGGATTTGCAAAAAACATTGCCCAGAACTTTGAGCTGCTCAAAAAAATATCCGAATTTCAGTTACTGGGTTATCCGGTATTGGCAGGGCTTTCCAGGAAATCAACCATATATAAAACGCTTGGCATTACTCCCGGCGACGCCCTCAACGGTACTACGGTTTTGAATACGCTTGCATTACAACAGGGGGCATCCATATTAAGGGTTCATGATGTAAAAGCGGCGGTGGAAGCTGTAAAACTATGGTCTGCGGTCAGTAACTCTTAG
- a CDS encoding DUF1599 domain-containing protein, producing MKSTESEYQEIIQYCQDLFTKKNKDYGTSWRILRIPSITDQIFIKAQRIRTIQEKGVQKVDENVSSEFIGIINYCVMALIQIDSQEKENLPDAELTGLYNKQVNEVAELLFNKNHDYGEAWRDMRISSMTDIILMKLLRIKQIEDNNGLTIVSEGVKAGYQDIINYSVFCLIKSNALDTN from the coding sequence GTGAAATCCACAGAATCGGAATATCAGGAAATCATTCAGTATTGCCAAGATCTTTTCACAAAAAAAAATAAAGATTACGGAACCTCCTGGCGTATTTTGCGCATCCCCTCCATTACCGATCAAATCTTCATCAAAGCACAGCGGATACGGACGATTCAGGAAAAAGGGGTACAGAAAGTTGACGAAAATGTTTCGTCAGAATTCATAGGTATCATCAACTATTGCGTCATGGCTCTGATCCAGATCGATAGCCAGGAAAAAGAAAATCTTCCCGATGCAGAGCTTACCGGGCTTTATAACAAGCAGGTGAATGAAGTCGCGGAGCTGCTTTTCAATAAAAATCATGATTACGGCGAAGCCTGGCGGGATATGCGGATCAGCTCGATGACTGATATTATTTTGATGAAATTGCTGCGGATCAAACAAATCGAGGACAATAACGGTTTAACAATTGTGTCCGAAGGCGTGAAAGCAGGTTACCAGGATATTATTAACTATTCAGTTTTTTGTCTGATCAAATCCAATGCACTGGATACGAATTAG